The Manihot esculenta cultivar AM560-2 chromosome 8, M.esculenta_v8, whole genome shotgun sequence genomic interval tatgcaaTATTTAAAGGAAAgcttaaacataaaatatgaatttaaatttttatttttagagcaATTGAAAGTTTATTTATAAGTTTTAAAGATAAAACTTTCTCAATTACCTAGTATAATGGGCTAAAAATGAAGGTATTTGCTTTTAAAAAACCTCCCCTAATTGAAGGATTAAAAGTCAATATAAAATTTCCATGAGGTCATGGGTTATTTCAGATTTTGACAATATAATGTCAACTATATATCAATAAATTACcttattttattctaaaaaaatcTCTATGCAATCCATCAAAATATGATATCCgctggaaaaataaaattaattaacaagtAAAAAAGAATGAAGAGATTACACAATTCATTGCCTCATCAGAGAAGAAAAATTCCAACGAAATACACAGCAATATCTCTACAAATTGAAGAACATATGCACACAAATTAAATGTTATCTTGCAAATGCAGGCCTTGATGAACTAGTTATTATTGCAGTAGCAGTAGTATTCATATCTACAAATTCACCATCCAAACTAGCCGCCCATCTCCTGATAATCCTCAACAGAGTAGCCGCTTTTCTTCTTGATCTAATTGTCCCTGATCCCATCAATTCCCATATAATTCTCTCAATTTCACATATTGATGCCAGTTCTGCCACCATTTCCGATCCTCCTTTTCGACAGATCGTAACAAGAGTCGCCATTGCACTCTCTCTTGCCGCATCCGATCCTTCTCTTAATAACATCCCTAATTTCTTAATTGCATTATAAGCCGCCGCGGTAGCTAATATTCCACCTTTCTTCACCACCATTTCAAGAATGGTCACCGCCTCCTCCGGTAGCACATTCACTACTTCCATCACCGTCTCTACCACTCCAGCCTCCACCAACCTCCCAATAGTTTCTCTATCCCACGCCAAACTCAAAATTGCCATCAAAGCATCCTTTTTCGAACACATGTTCCCGCTTTTAGCTAAGTCCATCAATCCCTTTATGACACGTGTTTTCCTTCCCAATTGCTTCCGATATGAGTGCACACCCGATACGCTGAATATGGTAGCTGCTgcatttgcttttgcttcccaCGTGGCACCCGATCGCAGCACCTCTATGACGCCGTTTAAAACTCCATCAATTTCCATTATCCTGGTTTTGTTTGCTTCAAGAATGGAGAGATTGAGAATAGCCGTTACGGCGTTGACTTGTAAGTTCGGAAGCTCCGAACCTACATCCGAGCCTAGGTAACGTACGAGCAAAGGAATGACTCCGACTTCGGCCATGTAGGCTCGGCCATCCGAGTTTGTTTTTGCCAGCGTGCGAAGTTCATAAACGACGCCGTTAGCTGCTTCCAATGACTGTGAAATTGAGAGCTCGTTGACGAAAAAAGACACCATCATCTTGGTAGCCGCAATCGCCGCCTTGTTTCGCATAACGCCGTCAAGTTTTTGGTTATTTTCCATAGACTCGAAAGGAATTTTCTGCTCCCGACACCACATGCCAATCAGGTTCTTCAAAGCAAGGTTAGAGATAAGGTTGGTGTGGGACAATGTCTGACCTGTCTTTGGACACGTGTTATGTCCAGATTCAATCCAAAGAGTGATCGACTCCCGATTGTAAGTCTGGCCGGTGGCCAATACGACTGGGTCCCGCATCAATTCCAGGCTAATCGGACAGCGGAAGTCCGGTGGAACAATGGCTTCTGACACCACCTTTTCTCTCCCGTGATCGGATGTGGGCGTTGATGCTCCATAGAGGACACATTTCGCATAGCGGACGAGTCCGATCAAAGCAACCACTTCGGATTTGGATTTGTGGTCGATCTGATTTTGCATTTCGTCTTCGAGACTCTCCATCTCCTCTTTGCAACTGGAAGAATTTTGTAGGCCTAGTTTATCAAATATCTCAGCGAGTTTGGAATGATCAGGCACGATCTCTTTCTTGATTCGATCCAGCATCGTTAGCACCTTGTGCCTTAGATTATAATCACTCGGATCCAGGGAACATTTTGCTTGGAAGCATTGTTTTCTGATCAAAGTGAAGAGTTCTTGAATATCGTCGCTCAAATCAACGTGTTCTAGTGGGAAAATATCTAAAAGAGTAGATAATTGAAGGGTTAGCTCGTGAAAACTGCTAACCACAGATTCGGCTTGGATTAGAAGCCACATCCTGCTTCCATTTGCGCAGTCCTCCATTAGATTCTTGACTCTTTGTAAGAGTATGTACATTTCTTCAAAGCAAAGGAAAGTGGAAGAAGGAAAAGGAATTTGGTTACGAagaagctcatcgaagaagatTGCGAGGAGGCTTGTTTTTCGTATAACGGAAAGAGAATTGGGTTTTAGGAGGAATGAAATGGGGTTGAGAGATGAGATTTCTTGGGATAGGATGAGGAGAGAATGGAGAAGTTTATGATGAGAGAAGCTAGGAGCAAGAAAGGCCCCTGCCGATGGCCAGCGTTTTCTTGGCGGGAAAATTTGTGGAGAAACTGTCATGAATCAGTAACAAGCCAAACTCTATCAGAAGCGAAACAAGGATAATggggctttttttttttggagaggTTGGAGATGGCAGTTTTGATTGAAGGGAGAATTGAAGAAGCTGTATCTTAAGAAATGGTTtcttcaattatttatttaatgtttataataagaaaaaaaaagcagaGCAGGGGCAGCTATTCATTAAAATAGTTGATTGTTTACTGTTTCAATCTGGCAGGTTTACTTGGTAataagatgaagaagaaaaataaggaaGAAGGCGGAAGGCGAGTTCTCTTTTGATATTGATTTGGTATAAACCGAAGAGAAGCATTCATTCAAAAGGCTGAAATGTTAGCCCTTAGATCAAATCCACCGAACAAAGGTGGCTCTGGTTTGACAGCCGCCGGCAGATTCAACTAAATAAacgtttaaaattaattaaagaattatataatatttattgaaaGGGTACGCACTAGCCGAATATTTTGTTATAAGAAGTTATTATATTGCAAATAGAAAAACTGCTGGTAGATAGAGGCGGAGGAAAGGTACGGCATGGGGCACGTGCCGTACTGGCGAtcggaaaatattttgaaaaatattttaaaaaatgcttTAAAGGGGATGAAGGTGTCGCAGCGGCGTAGTTGGTGTCCTGGTGCCCTACCAAAGAGAAGCTCCTGACTCCGCCACTGCTAGTAGAGATTGTTGTGGACTTGATCTCCTTACATTCTAATAAACTATTCATGCATTATTTGTgttcttaatttctttttaattttatggcacttagaatatatatatatatatttttttcttcctttcttttttcaaaGATATATGAACCAAACCCCACGATAAGGTTCTTTTAATTTCCATGAATAAAGCCATCAATCTCTTGAATttatattactatttaattagtTGATAGGTGTGgccttgttattattattataggaAGCAAGGCGTGGCCCTGCCAAAATAACAGCTTTATTCAATTAATAAGAAGCAACtggaaaaatagaattttgCATGGCAAGAAAACTCATACAAGCCCAGTCATTATAATGCTAGGTGGaaataacatatatatatatatttccaaATATAATTCATTAGAAAAGAATTGGTATATGACCCATAAACAATTTAGATCCAAACTGGCTATATCAATATTTAAGTCGAACAAGAAATAGCCAGCAGTGAATAAGACAATCCAAACTCATTCATCAGATCCGGTTGTAAGTGACCACAGTGCCACCTCCTTTTCTCCAGCAACCAACAGACAAAGTATAGATTGACTCAATCAGCAGCACCGCGCCCAATTTCAACAAAGGTTGTCCATTTGGTTTGCCTACATGTCTAAAGAACCAGATTGAAGAGAAAGATAAGGAGACTACAACAACGGTAGAACTTTCAACAAGCTGGTGAAAAGGATACATCATAAAAAACAACGGCAAAGTATAAGAAACCAAAAACATTGGGTCAAAAGCTGCAACTCTCTTCATTTCAGCGAAAAGGAAGCAACATCAGCATGTCattcaaatatataataatCCCAGAATATGTATATTTAGAGCCCATTCCAATAGGGGAATGAGTCCCCCAGGCGCttagaggaaaaagaaaaaggaagagagTTAGTTTCTTCCTGTAACAATTAGAGATAGGAACAGCTGATTTTTGGTAGAcctttatagtttttttttttaaatggattaaataaaaaatattaaaatgaataatatttaCGAACTCTGTTCTTTAGTAGAAATAACATTAATATCTTgtatgaattatttttaaatctagGTCACTTCGTGAAAAGCTTGTTTGTTTTACACGTTCACGTTGTGTATTGGAaaagaattataatattaagaATAGAGATGACAACGGATAGGGTATTTTTGGGTATCCAATCCGACCGAATCCTAATAGAACGGATTTGGGTactataatcgggtttgggacggattcggattttaaaaataatagccGTTGCGGGTTCGGATCAGATTCGAGTTTTATGTACAGGCTACCCATCACTCGAACccgattatataaataattaatttaatataaaaaatatattttataataatatttataaatttttttatatatttttatttaaaaatttaaatttaaatattttttaaaaatattaaattttttaatgaaaattattaatgagaaatattttttatataaattattaattaaaatatataagattaaacggattcggattttattcggataataataatcggattTGATACGGATTcagatagtttaaattaatttttaatcgggttcggaacGAATTcgtatattactaatataaatcggatTCGGATTcggattcggatagtttaattttcgcggatatcctacccgtttacatccctagttAAGAAGATAGACAAAAAAGAACAATTATTGCAAGATCAAGTTTTTATAAGCTAGTCAACTCACTTGGGCCTCCCCCATTTCATGAGAGGTTTGATGCAGGCCAGGCGGTTTGCTCTTGGCTGGGCTTGGGTCCGGATTACACTTTTAATTCAGTTGTTTAAGTCCTTGATTTACAATTCTGGTACCATTTTCCAATTACGATTGCGTctcaattttcaaattttatttaaaagaataattaaatataataaaactacacagaaaaaataaaagtcaAGTCCGTTAAAAGAATTACATATCAAAAGAAAAAACTGTGTGCTTCTCAATTTCTAAACATCAAAAGAATATAAATTTGACatgttcataaatttaatttctccTTTTGAgacattaatattttaaaatgtcaaaCAAGAGTAATCACGTGCTTATATTGAatagtatataaaattaaaatacactgAATTAGATATCCGAGcatttgaattgattttaattaaaataattgtaatttaaGGCGATTTTGATACAATCTCAGTATTGTTGCATTTTTATAACTACATTGAAAAGGTGTGAAAAGTTGAAAATATTCCCCATCGCTAAACTGTCAAGAATTTTCCCTTTTCCAATTAACAAGGGGTAAAGTGGTAGGTGGATGACTCCATCAATTAGCCACGTGGGAGAAGAGTCTTTTAACTTTAACTCCACAAAAGTGCAATTCGTCCTAAATATGTATGGCTGAGAAAGATTCATACTTCACCACAACAACATTGTAAAGCGAAATCTCAAATTCACTCAACCATCAACAACTTGATTTACCTTTTATTTCGACCAATTAATTtggaatatttaaataaattaaaacatttttctttttaaaaagctTTATTTTATTTGACCTCTTCTTAAACATAATTAGGGAGACTCCCACAGCCACAACGGAGAATTCCCATTCCCAAAGAATTTGCTATAAAATCCGTAGTACCAAAAATAAAAGCTGTTGATGAAAGCAGTTCATGCATCTGAGGTACTGTattagactgcagatctttgtACTGCCGCGTGTGGTCCTCTTTTAGTTTTTCTATGGGAAATTTTATCAAAACTTGGCGTTGCTGATGAATGAAATGAAATGCAAGTTTACTGTGAATTCTTGAAAAGAGGACACACCTTTTATACCAGACCCCCCTCTTATAAAAGGAAATAGAacttgattaataaattttataaatttactgtgaaaaattttataaatttatgtgatagataattaattatactgtaaattttattttaataaattttataaatttactgtgaaaaattttataaatttatgtgatagataattaattatactgtaaattttattttaaaaaataaaactaatcataaaaaaaaaaaagaaatccacACTTACGATGTTAAATGATTTAAACACTATAATAAATCTACTatgacaataataataataaaaaaaagtcatataaaattgaatcaaaatgcATGAGTATTTACATAAGTACAATGAAAATGCAGTGCAGcaataaaatcaattaataaatttgatattttttttaaaaaattgtaatgAAAATCAATAAActctaataaatttaatatttatttatggcAGTAAAAATATGCACTATAATATATGTAATTTGGTGAATAGAGTTTGAAGATTGCATCGGAGCTGatgggtttttattttttatgaaccGCGTAATATTTGGCTGGTAGAAGACAATGAATTTTGTCCACATGATGAAatctctttttaaattattaagtgaCAATGGAACCCACTCTCTTCTGGCAGTATTCCTGCTTTTTTAAGTTTTGATAGGGATGATTGCTTTTTGTTAGGTAACTATTACTGGCTACCTGATTTcttgtttattaaaattaaataaattaaaatttacatcaCACTAATCTTAAATTCAAAATCACATCATGGGTGATTAGTAAGCTACTTAAttagatataaaaaaaactttgcCTTGCAAAATGGGAGAGTGTGTGTAGGGGTGTAAGAGTTTATAAGGATGAAGCaaaactaaattttataaattaagtaaGATCTTGTAAATTTATGTTAAAAGTAAGGTGAAATTACAAAGAAATGAGATGCATTCATTGGTTATAGTGCCGTTGATGATCTTCACATTTCGAAAAATAGAAGAGTTTATACAAAGCCTGCAGATTATTATTTCgaatgttaaattttataaattatattataatttataacgtTAATGCATAtgaaacatgcatgcaattAAACTAGTTAGGTACAACTATGCTTCATTCACATGCATCCCACACACTAATTACGCACAATTCacctaaaattacaaaaattagaGAAACCAGAAAAGGATCATAGGAAGCACCGACTTAGAATATGAATCCATAAACTCACGTCACAAACTAATtataaaaagggaaaaaaacccATACCTAAATTCGTCCTCATTGTTTAAGCtgagtataataataataataataataatttattttttatttttcaaaaaaaataataatttatttttgtacaCATGTACATGATGGATTCTACTCCATCTCAAGATTCTCAATTATACTCCGAATATATCGGTTCTGTTTTCAAATGAGTAATGAGTTGGAATATTCctaatttcattaattattgTTTATTATAAAAGTGTATTTGCACTCAATAGCATactcaaaatttcaaattatataaaaagaCTTGTTTTGCTGACGGTGATTTTGTTTGTACTAAAGGAATCAAGAATCATATTTACgataattaagattaaaataatgCTTTTAGTTGCCCTTTTTAcaaaaagggaaaaagggaaaagCAAGATAATGCTTTTAGTTTTGGGTAATCAACCTGTTAAATCATCAGACAAATGACGCGTGTACCTTTTTTATTGCAATAAATAAAACTCAATTATTGAAATGGATGAGAATGAGATACCAAAAACAGGTGGAGGAGTTTCGTACGCTCAAACGCACCGGATCCAGGCGAAAACCATTGGTTCCACGCCAAGGACACACGGACACGTGGGTGGTTGGCACAAAATTCAAGTTAATTTAAACGTTCCAGTTAAGTCAGTAACCTATCCATAAACACAGTTCGAAAAATGAAAGGGAACCTCATTTCTCCAACTTCAGCATCCATGGCGGATCAGGAACCAACCAACCCTTTACCGGATGtcaatttatttgaaaaatacgATTTGGGCAAGCTGCTGGGCTCTGGAGCCTTCGCCAAGGTATACCACGCCAGAAATGTTAGAACCGGTCAGAGCGTTGCCATTAAAGCCATCAGCAAGCAGAAGGTCGTGAAGGGAGGCTTCATGGGACAAGTTAAGAGGGAGATTTCTATCATGCGCCGTTTGCACCATCCTAACGTCGTCAAGCTGTTGGAGGTTTTGGCTACTAAAACCAAGATTTACTTCGTCCTGGAATTCGCCAAAGGTGGTGAGCTCTTCACCAGGGTCGCAAAGGGTCGCTTCAGCGAAGGTCTCAGTCGTCGCTACTTTCAACAGCTTATCACAGCCGTAGAATATTGTCACTCCAGAGGTGTGTTTCATCGCGACTTGAAACTCGAGAATCTCCTCCTCGATGACAATTGGGACCTCAAAGTTACCGATTTCGGTCTCAGCGCCGTCAAGGACCAGATCGAACCCGACGGCTTGCTCCATACCTTATGCGGGACTCCAGCTTACGTTGCACCCGAGATTCTCGGTAAGAAAGGCTATGATGGTGCTAAGGTCGACGTTTGGTCATGTGGCATCATCTTATATGTTCTCATAGCTGGTTATTTACCGTTCAATGATACTAACATCATGTCTATGTATCGGAAGATTTACAGAGGCCAGTTCAGATTCCCGAAGTGGACGTCTCCTGATCTACGCCGTTTTCTGTCTCGGCTCCTGGATACAAATCCCAAGACTAGGATAACAGTTGACGAGATTATCCAGGACTCATGGTTCAAAAAGGATTACAAAGGGATGAAGTTTCAGTTGGAGGGCTTTGATATGAAGGTGCAAGAAAACGTCCAAAACCAGAAAAGCTTGAACGCTTTTGACATAATCTCCTTTTCATCTGGATTTGATTTGTCTTGTTTATTCAATGAGTGTGATGTTTCAGCCTCCAGTGAACGTTTCGTGTCCTGTGAGTCGCCAGCAAAGATAATAAAGAGAGTAGAAGAGATTGCCAGGACTGAGAACATTAAGTTGATGAAGAACAAAGGTTGGGGAGCGAAATTGGAAGGATGTGATGGTAGTTTTGCAATGGCCATAGAGATTTACAAGTTAACGGACCAATTGGTTGTTGTAGAGGTGAAGGGAAAGGAGATGAATGCTATACCAAACCAAGAAATTTGGAAACACAAACTAAGACCCCAGCTTGATAGCTTGGTTCACAAACCAGCAACTCCAGCACCCTCCGTCACTGATTATCCGATCAGCAGTTAAAAATTAGTTTTGAATGCGTTTACAGTCATATACCGGGTTCTCTtctctgtatatatatatgtatatatatatattttttcagttaaattatatatatgaaaTAGTACAGTAATATTATAAGCTCTAAGTTCATATATACGAATGTGGGaactaaaatgaaaaatacatatatatatgtggCTGGGCGATTAAGTGAAGTTGCAGCAAGCAAAAAAAACCCTTTAAGCGAgttcttttcatttttatttataaattgaacAGTGAGTTAATATACACTCATTTgtaatttcataattaattaaattgatggtGTAATGAGGTCAATAAGTTGAAAGGAGACTTGTATTTACAACTTACATATACAGCTGATTAACCTTTAACATATGGTC includes:
- the LOC110620906 gene encoding CBL-interacting serine/threonine-protein kinase 14; this encodes MKGNLISPTSASMADQEPTNPLPDVNLFEKYDLGKLLGSGAFAKVYHARNVRTGQSVAIKAISKQKVVKGGFMGQVKREISIMRRLHHPNVVKLLEVLATKTKIYFVLEFAKGGELFTRVAKGRFSEGLSRRYFQQLITAVEYCHSRGVFHRDLKLENLLLDDNWDLKVTDFGLSAVKDQIEPDGLLHTLCGTPAYVAPEILGKKGYDGAKVDVWSCGIILYVLIAGYLPFNDTNIMSMYRKIYRGQFRFPKWTSPDLRRFLSRLLDTNPKTRITVDEIIQDSWFKKDYKGMKFQLEGFDMKVQENVQNQKSLNAFDIISFSSGFDLSCLFNECDVSASSERFVSCESPAKIIKRVEEIARTENIKLMKNKGWGAKLEGCDGSFAMAIEIYKLTDQLVVVEVKGKEMNAIPNQEIWKHKLRPQLDSLVHKPATPAPSVTDYPISS
- the LOC110620431 gene encoding U-box domain-containing protein 16; this encodes MTVSPQIFPPRKRWPSAGAFLAPSFSHHKLLHSLLILSQEISSLNPISFLLKPNSLSVIRKTSLLAIFFDELLRNQIPFPSSTFLCFEEMYILLQRVKNLMEDCANGSRMWLLIQAESVVSSFHELTLQLSTLLDIFPLEHVDLSDDIQELFTLIRKQCFQAKCSLDPSDYNLRHKVLTMLDRIKKEIVPDHSKLAEIFDKLGLQNSSSCKEEMESLEDEMQNQIDHKSKSEVVALIGLVRYAKCVLYGASTPTSDHGREKVVSEAIVPPDFRCPISLELMRDPVVLATGQTYNRESITLWIESGHNTCPKTGQTLSHTNLISNLALKNLIGMWCREQKIPFESMENNQKLDGVMRNKAAIAATKMMVSFFVNELSISQSLEAANGVVYELRTLAKTNSDGRAYMAEVGVIPLLVRYLGSDVGSELPNLQVNAVTAILNLSILEANKTRIMEIDGVLNGVIEVLRSGATWEAKANAAATIFSVSGVHSYRKQLGRKTRVIKGLMDLAKSGNMCSKKDALMAILSLAWDRETIGRLVEAGVVETVMEVVNVLPEEAVTILEMVVKKGGILATAAAYNAIKKLGMLLREGSDAARESAMATLVTICRKGGSEMVAELASICEIERIIWELMGSGTIRSRRKAATLLRIIRRWAASLDGEFVDMNTTATAIITSSSRPAFAR